Within the Herbaspirillum sp. RTI4 genome, the region CCAAATTCATCGACAGTTATCCGCACATGCTGTCGGGCGGCATGAAGCAGCGGGTCTCGATTGCACGCGGCATGGCAATGGAACCGGCGGTCTTGCTGATGGACGAGCCCTTCGCTGCGCTCGACGCCCTGACGCGCCGCAAGATGCAGGACGAGTTGCTGCGACTGTGGGACGACACGCGTTTTACCGTGTTGTTCGTCACCCACTCCATCGAAGAAGCGATCCGCATCGGCACGCGCATCCTGTTGCTGTCGCCGCATCCGGGGCAGGTCAAGGCCGAGCTCAACAGCATTTCCGCCGAAGAGATGGGAACTGCCAGCCAGGCCCAGCTGGAAACGCGCATCAATGACATGCTGTTCGCCCAGCCATGAAGGCCGACATGAAAACTGACATGACTACTCCTACCCCTACTTCTGCTACTTCTGCTGCTTCTGCTACTTCTTCCGCCTTGCCGGTGTTTCGTCCGGAAATCCTTCTCCAGCCACAACAAGGGGAAATGGCGCAAGTGCAACGGCCTTTATCCACCTTCGACAACCTGTATCAAAAAAGCTGGCTGCGTAAGCTGGTGATTTTGCTGGCGCTGGCGCTGCTGTGGGAAATCTACGGCCGCTGGCTCGATAATCCGCTCCTGTTTCCCTCTTTCAGCCAGACGCTGGCGGCATTTTTTACCGATATCGGCAATGGCATTCTGTTGCAGCGCGCCGCCGTATCGATGCAGACTTTGCTCATCGGCTACAGCATGGGCATTGTGCTGGCGACCTTGCTGACCACTTTCGCCATCGGTTCCAAAATCGGCACCGATTTCCTCGAAACGCTGACGTCCATGTTTAACCCTTTGCCAGCGATTGCACTGCTGCCGCTGGCGCTGATCTGGTTCGGCCTCGGCACGGGCAGCATTATTTTCGTGCTGGTGCATTCGGTGCTGTGGGCGGTGGCGCTTAATATGCACAGCGGTTTCCGGGCGGTGTCCCAGACCATGCGAATGGTGGGGCAGAACTACGGATTGAAAGGCTTTACGCTGGTGCGGCTGATCCTGATTCCAGCGGCGTTCCCCAGCATCCTGACCGGACTGAAAGTCGGCTGGGCCTTTGCCTGGCGCACGCTGATTGCGGCGGAACTGGTCTTTGGCGTATCGTCCGGCACGGGCGGGCTGGGCTGGTATATTTTCGAAAATCGCAATCAACTGGAAACGCCGAATGTGTTTGCTGGGCTGTTGTTCGTGATCCTGATCGGTTTGTTCGTGGAAAACATCGTCTTTGCTGCCATCGAAAATCGCACCATCCATCGCTGGGGAATGCAGAACTAAAAGGACCTGGTGCTACACTCGGCTGGATTTTATCGCCTCAGAGCCTTAGAAAAATAACGAATGATTCGTATCGGAGACAGTATGAAATGCAGCGCAAGAAAAACAGTATCGGGTTTGTTGGTAGCGGCTACGCTTGCCCTGGCTAGTCTGAGTGGAAATGCCATGGCAGAAGCGACGACGGTGCGTCTGTCGCACGGCTACGGCATTCTTTACCTGCCGCTGATGGTGATACGCGACCAGCATTTGCTGGAAAAACAGGCCAAGAAAATCGGACTGGGCGAGGTGACGACGACCTGGACGATTCTGGACGGCGGCAATGTGATCAACGATGCCATGTTGTCCGGCAATCTGGATATCGCCGGCACCGGTGCGCCCGGCTTCATTACCTTGTGGTCGAAAGCGCATGGTATTCCACGCTCGGAAGTGATAGGACTCGGTGCGCTGAGCACCTCACCGCTGTGGCTCAATACCAATAACCCCAACATCAAATCGCTCAAGGATTTCACCAGCAAGGACAAGATCGCCATTCCCGGTATCAAGACTTCGCTGTCGGCGGTGGTGTTGCAGATGGCTGCGGCCAAAACCTTCGGTGCTGCCAGCTACGCCAAACTCGATCCGCTGACGGTCAGTCTCGGCCATCCAGAGGCGGTCGGGGCGCTGATGTCCGGGAAAACGGAAATTACGGCGCATTTCACCTCGCCGCCGTTTTCTTATCAGGAATTGAAGAACCCGAAAATATCGCGCGTGATGAGTTCTTCTGAGGTGTTGGGAGATATCACGCTGGACGTGGTGTTCGGTCTCAAACAATTTACCGATAAGAACCCGAAGCTGACGCAGGCATTCATGGCGGCGCAGGAAGAAGCGAACGCCTATATTGCCAGGGACAAGAAGGGCGCAGCGGAAACTTTCCTGCGCGTTTCAAAAATCAAGCTGACGCAGGCGGAAGTGGAAACCATGCTGGCCGATCCCGATACCTTGTTTTCCACCACCCCGAACGGTGTCATGCAATATGTGCAGTTCATGGGGCTGGCCGGCACGATCAAAACGCAGCCGGCAAAATGGAGCGATTTGTTTGTCGCCGATTTTGCGACACGTAAAGGCAGTTAAGGAAGTTGAGGTTCCCCTCAGGCTACGGTTTTCCTGATGTGTTCCGTTTGTCCGCCTGGCGGTAGTCGAGACCCATAGGCAGAAATCGACGCTGCCGCAAGAGTGCCGTTCAGTAAAGCGCTGGACGGCATTTTTTATGCGCTTGGTAAGATGGCTGTTTTTGCGCAATCCCCCTATAAAAATGAATAAAGCGATTTTCTTTGCGCTGTCATGCGTGTTGTCATGGAGCTTCATCCCCGTCATTTCAAAAATCGCGACGGCGGATATCTCCCCCTTGCAATTTTTGTTTCTGTCGAATGTGCTTTCCGCAGGCATGATAGGCGGCTTGCTTTTCGCCTGGCGACACAAAATCGACGGGATTTTCCTGCAATGTAAAAATGCCTTGCCGGCGACTTTTTTGCCCGGTTTTCTCGGCTGTTTTTTCTACTATTTATGCCTGTATTACGGCTATTCCAAAGCCAATGGCATTGCGGTGCTGGTCGTACAGTATTTATGGCCGGTGCTGATTGTTCTGCTGGCACCCTTCATTCTGGGTGAAAAACTGACTTCCCGAGGCGGCGTGGCGGCCGCATGTGGATTCATGGGGACCGTGGTCGTGGCAACGAAAGGGGATTTCACCAGCTTTGATACGCAAAGCCTGCCGGTGCTGGGCATTGTTTTCGCCGGTGCGCTGGCGTTTGCGCTTTTTTCCTTGCTGTCCAAAAAAGTACGTTGCCACACGCTGGTGGCGACGTTTCTCTTTTTTGTCTGGGCCAGCCTGTTGTCGCTGTTTGCCTTGCTGCTCACGACAGGTGTCCGTCTTCCCAGTACCCGCGCTGCATGGCTGGGGCTGTTGCTCAACGGAGCCATCGTGAACGGACTCTCGTATTTTTGGTGGCTGCGCGCTTTGCAGCTGGAAAAAGTGTCGCGCATTGCCCCGCTGGTTTTCTTAACCCCCATCCTGGCGTGTTTGTGGCTGGTGGTTTTTTGGGGGGAGACGTTTTACGTCAGCTATGCCGCTGGGATTTTGATGTGTGTCGCCGCGGGCTTGATCGCGTCGAAAGCGGAGCGGATTTAAAGCAGGACTTAGCCGCCGCGCAGGCGGGTTTGCAGATTGCATTCTTCCTGCCAGCGGACATGCTCGGCAGAGGCACGGGCATCACGCATCAATTCTTCCGGCGATTTGTCGCGTTGCGCCTTGAAGAGGCGGTCGGCCAGCTGGATGTCGGGCTTGACGGTACCGAAAAACGCCACCGTGCCACCATGCTGAATGAGCAGGGTCGGGAAATTATCGACATCCAGGTCGCCGACCAGGTCGGCTTCGTCTTCGATATCAATCCAGACGAAATGATGCTGCGGATGGCGTTGCGCCAGTGCGGCGAATTGCTCGCCATATTCACGGCAACTGCCGCACCACTCGGCGCACAGGCAGGCAATCACCCAGCTACCGCTGTCGAGGGCGGCTTCCAGTGTGCTGTGCTTGCTGTTATCGAGTATGAAAAAGGACATGATGTGCGCATTCTACCGGGTTGCCAGGGCTTGTCGTCCGAATGCGGGCCGGGGCGCGGTAAAATGCGGCATGCCTGTCATCCTCTCCATTGAAACTTCCGCCGATCTTGCTTCCGCCGCCTTGCTGCGGGACGGTCATCTTGCCAGCCTGCAAACGGCCGGCGTTCATACCCATTCAGACACTATCCTGCCTATGGTGCAGACATTGCTGGCGCAGGCCGGTGTGAAACTGGCCGACTGTGCCG harbors:
- a CDS encoding ABC transporter permease — protein: MTTPTPTSATSAASATSSALPVFRPEILLQPQQGEMAQVQRPLSTFDNLYQKSWLRKLVILLALALLWEIYGRWLDNPLLFPSFSQTLAAFFTDIGNGILLQRAAVSMQTLLIGYSMGIVLATLLTTFAIGSKIGTDFLETLTSMFNPLPAIALLPLALIWFGLGTGSIIFVLVHSVLWAVALNMHSGFRAVSQTMRMVGQNYGLKGFTLVRLILIPAAFPSILTGLKVGWAFAWRTLIAAELVFGVSSGTGGLGWYIFENRNQLETPNVFAGLLFVILIGLFVENIVFAAIENRTIHRWGMQN
- a CDS encoding ABC transporter substrate-binding protein: MKCSARKTVSGLLVAATLALASLSGNAMAEATTVRLSHGYGILYLPLMVIRDQHLLEKQAKKIGLGEVTTTWTILDGGNVINDAMLSGNLDIAGTGAPGFITLWSKAHGIPRSEVIGLGALSTSPLWLNTNNPNIKSLKDFTSKDKIAIPGIKTSLSAVVLQMAAAKTFGAASYAKLDPLTVSLGHPEAVGALMSGKTEITAHFTSPPFSYQELKNPKISRVMSSSEVLGDITLDVVFGLKQFTDKNPKLTQAFMAAQEEANAYIARDKKGAAETFLRVSKIKLTQAEVETMLADPDTLFSTTPNGVMQYVQFMGLAGTIKTQPAKWSDLFVADFATRKGS
- a CDS encoding thioredoxin family protein — protein: MSFFILDNSKHSTLEAALDSGSWVIACLCAEWCGSCREYGEQFAALAQRHPQHHFVWIDIEDEADLVGDLDVDNFPTLLIQHGGTVAFFGTVKPDIQLADRLFKAQRDKSPEELMRDARASAEHVRWQEECNLQTRLRGG
- a CDS encoding DMT family transporter, with protein sequence MRLVRWLFLRNPPIKMNKAIFFALSCVLSWSFIPVISKIATADISPLQFLFLSNVLSAGMIGGLLFAWRHKIDGIFLQCKNALPATFLPGFLGCFFYYLCLYYGYSKANGIAVLVVQYLWPVLIVLLAPFILGEKLTSRGGVAAACGFMGTVVVATKGDFTSFDTQSLPVLGIVFAGALAFALFSLLSKKVRCHTLVATFLFFVWASLLSLFALLLTTGVRLPSTRAAWLGLLLNGAIVNGLSYFWWLRALQLEKVSRIAPLVFLTPILACLWLVVFWGETFYVSYAAGILMCVAAGLIASKAERI